The following is a genomic window from Opitutaceae bacterium.
AAGACCACGCCCATCGTCGAGACAAACACCTCGCGCGCCGCAAACGATGCGACCAGCCCGATGCCGATCTGCCAGTCGAAGCCCAGGGGCTTGATCAGCGGCTCGAGCGCGTGCCCCGCCCTGCCGGCAAAGCTGTGGGTCATCTGCTCCTGGGGCGTCGCTCCGTCATGGGATTTTGGATACGCCGAAAGGAACCAGAGCATGATCGAAATCGCCAGGATCAGCGTGCCCGCGCGCTTCAGGAAGAGGCCCGCGCGCTCGACCATGTGAAGGATCACGTCGCGCATGCGCGGCAGCCGGTACGGCGGCAGCTCCATGATCATCACCGGAGGTTTGCCCCTGAAGAGCGTGCGCTTGAACAGCCAGGCGAATCCGAACACGCCGAAATAGCCGACAACATAGAGCCCGAACATGATGCCGACCTTCGTCATCACCGGCACGCGGTCATTGGGCACGAGCGCGGCGATCATCAGAAGATAGACGGGCAGACGCGCCGAACAGCTCATCAACGGCGCCACAAGGATCGTCACCAGCCTGTCCTTGGGATCCTCGATCGTGCGCGTCGCCATGATGCCGGGAATCGCGCAGGCATGCGAGCTGAGGAGCGGGATGAAGCTCTTTCCGTTGAGCCCCACGCGGCTCATCAGGCGGTCCATGATGAATGCCGCGCGCGCCATGTACCCGGTGCTCTCCAGGAGCCCGATGAAAAAGAACAGGATGAGAATCTGCGGCAGAAAAACCACGACGCCGCCCACGCCGGCGATCGCGCCGTCCGTGATGAGATCCCGCAGATCGCCCGCGGGCATGACGCCCTTCACCCAGTCCGCGAGCGACGCCACATGGTCGTCGATCCACGTCATCGGATACTCCGCAAGGGTGAAGATGCTGACAAAAAGCGCGACCATGATCGCGCCAAGAATGGCCCATCCCCAGAGCGGGTGTAACCACTTCGTCAATACGGTCGCTGACGTTCGCCGCCGAACGGTCCGCGTAGCCAGCGCGCACAACCTCGGCGCACAGGCGGCCGATCGCCTCGTAGCGCGAACTCACCAGCGACCCCGCCCAGTCGGTGCCCTCGGTTTCCCAGCGTTTCTGCCAGGTGTTCAGGATGGCCAGAGTCCGGGCGTCCAGCGGCGTCGATCCCGCCACCCTCACCGTGTCCTGATCAGTCAGCAGCAGCAGCGCCTCCGCGCGTGCCGTGAGCGCCGTCTTGCGGCTGTGGTCGACCAGGGACGCCTGGAGCTCGGAAACCGCCGGCGCAATCGGCGCCGGTATGGTCCAGCTGTGACGCGGCAGCGGCAGGTCCACGCGGCTCATGGCAACCTTGAGCTCGATCAGGCCCCTGCCATGCGACGCTTCGCACGGGATGACCGGTATGCCGAGTTCGTTCTCGAGCCGGCCAACGCTGATCTGGAGACCCGCCTTGGTGGCGAGATCCATCATGTTCAGCACGAGGATGACCGGCCGCCCCAGGTCGAGAATCTGGTGAACCAGGTACAGATTGCGCTCGAGATTGGTCGCATCGACTATGCAGAGAATGCGATCCGGAGCCACCGTGTCCGCGCGGCGCCCCAGCAGCACGTCGCGCGTCACCGCCTCGTCGGGCGAACGCGCCGCGAGCGAATACGCGCCCGGCAGATCGATGATGGTGATGGGCTGGCCATGCTGCGAATAGGCGGTTCCGACCTTCTTTTCAACCGTGACTCCCGGATAGTTGCCGACCTTCTGCTTGAGCCCGGTCAGTGCATTGAACAGGGTCGACTTGCCGCAGTTGGGGTTTCCAACCAAGGCATAGGTCGGCACATGGCGGGCAGGCGCGGAAATGCCCCGGACCGGCCCTCCAGGAGCGTCAGGGGAACCCAGGCTCATTTCGCTCCCGGCTCCACGAGGACGACGTCCGCCTCGCTGCGTCGCAGGGTCAGTCGATACCCGCGAATCTCAATCTCCAAGGGATCGCCCAATGGCGCCGTCCTCAACAGCTTCACCAAGGTGCCCGGCAGGAGTCCCATCTCCCGCATGCGCAGGAATGCCGGTCCCGTCCGGGGAAACTCGCGGAGCACGGCGGTGGCGCCGACAGCAAGCCCGGAAAGAGGAATCTTCTCAGCCATATCCCGCTCCAATCAGGCGCGATTCACGCACCGCTCCACCAGAATCTGGCTCGCAGCACCGTGATTCAGCGCAATACGAGTGCCATTCACGCAGCAGATCACCGGGGACCGACCCGAAATTTTTGTCACAAGCGACGACTCCCCAAATCCGAGCTCACGGATGCGCTGCTTGAAGGTTCCCTCTCCAACCAATTCGTAAACCCGACCGCACTCGCCCGCCGGAAGCTGGCACAACGGCAATCGGAAATCATCGGGTTTTACTTTTTCGCCGGAAGACATGAGCAGGCTCCGGGATAGATGATGAGACTCAGTTTCAATGTCAATCCACCCCGCCTCGAAAGCTTCATACGCCAGTTTTCTGCACATGACTTCGATCGTACTTCTGAAATTTCCATGAAAGCGTATAGAAATATTATCCGGAATTTCGGCGATATTCTGAACCTCGCAATCAGTCTGTCCCTGCGGAATTGGCCTCAGTGCCCCAATACAACGCTCTAATTTACACAAGGTAACACCCATTTTCCTTCAATGGCTGGCCTCCAAGCTTGCTCAAGGCCACCGCGTTGCCACGGTATTTTCAGCTATGAAACCCAAACCCCTGATATGCTTCCTGGCGCTGGCGGGCGTATTTTCCGTCAGCTTTGCCCGAGGTGCCGCAAGTCAATCCCCGTTGGTCGGTGCCTGGCACGCGTCCGGACCCATCGAACAAGTGCTGATCATAGCACCCGACTACTGGTCGCAGACATGGTTCGAACACGAAAAACACGCCTTCGTTCGCACCCGGGGCGGCTCGTATGTCGTCCATGGCGACGACGTTGAAGTTCGCCTCCAGTTCGACTCCAAGGACAAGTCGGATGTCGGCAAACCCGCCTCCGCGAAGATCGCCGTCTCCGGCAAGAACCTGACTGTCACCGACTCCAGCGGCGTCACTCAGAAATGGATCCGCATTGACAACGGCCACGGCCCGCAGGCCGGCACCTGGCGGATCACCGGGCGCCACTCCAACGGCAAGTTTTCCGAAATGCCGCTTCGCGCCCGCCGGACCTTGAAGATCCTCTCGGGCACCTGGTTCCAATGGGTCGCCATCAATGTCGAAACCGGTGAGTTTTCCGGCACCGGAGGCGGCACCTACACATTTAATGACGGCAAGTACGTCGAGCAAATCGAGTTTTTTTCCCGCGATAATTCCCGCGTCGGGGCAAGACTGGAGTTTTCGGGCGAGGTCACCGGCGACACCTGGCGTCATCGCGGCCGCAGCTCGAAGGGCGATCCACTCGACGAAACCTGGTCGCGCTTCAACGGTGCCACGCCCTGATATTCCTTCTCAGTGTCCCACTTTCTCGTTCATCACCGCTCGCAACCCCTCCCCGCCACCATGATCCGTCGTCCGTCGCGTATTCACACTTCCAACAACCTGTCCCTTTCGCTGATCGCCCTGCTGGCGTTCTCAAGCCTGCGCGCCCAGCAGGGCGAGTTCCCCGTGGGGACAGGTACGGGGCTGACAGCCGAGGTCGCCGCAAGGACAATGACGCTGCCTCCCGGGTTTCACGCCACGCCCTACGCCAGTGAGCCCGCCGTGCACCAGCCAATCGCGTTCACCATCGACGAACGGGGCAGGCTCTGGGTGCTTGAAAACTACGCCTACCCCAACTGGTCGCCCTACGGCCACGACCGCATCCTGATTCTTGAGGACACCGATGGCGACGGTCGTCACGACACCTCGAAGGTTTTCTACGACCAGATCAACTTCGGCAGCGGCATCGCCGTCGGGCACGGCGGCGTCTGGGTCGGCTCGCCTCCCTACCTTCTCTTCATTCCCGATCGGAATCGCGATGACATCCCGGACGGGCCGCCGCAGGTCATGCTCGACGGCTGGGGAGCGCAGGACACGCATGAAACCTTGAACAGCCTCATCTGGGGCCCCGATGGCTGGCTCTACGGGAACCAAGGGGTCTTCACCAGTTCCAACGTCGGCAAGCCAGGAGCCCACGACAACGAGCGCATCCCGCTCAACGCGTGCGTCTGGCGCTACCATCCCACAAAAAAAGTCTTCGAGGTCTTCGCCGAGGGAATGAGCAACCAATGGGGGCTGGATTTCAATGACCTCGGCGACTCCTTCGTCACCGCCTGCGTCATCCCGCACCTCTTTCATGTGATCCAGGGAGGATACTATCAGCGCCAATCCGGTCCTCACTTCAATCCGTACGTTTACGGCGAAATCAAGACGATCGCTGACCATCTCCATTACGATCGCGGCGTGGACTGGAGCAAATCGCGATTCGGCGCCGGTGGGACTGAAGCCGCGGGCGGCGGCCACGCGCATGCCGGCACGCTCATCTATCTCGGCGACAACTTTCCGGACGAATACCGCGGCGCACTGTTCACGCACAATGTCCTGGGCAGCCGCATCAATCACGACAAGCTCACCCCCACCGGGTCCGGGTACATCGGTTCGCACGCACCCGATTTCATGCGCGCAAACGACTTCTGGTTCCGCGGCCTGCGACTTGAAATCGGCCCGGATGGATCGATCTTCAACAGCGACTGGTACGACGCGCGCGCCTGCCACCAGCAGCAGCCGCAGGATCGCACGAACGGTCGCATCTACAAGATCAGCTATGGAACCCCTGCGCCGGTGAAGGTGGATCTCGCCAAACTCTCCAGCGCCGAGCTCGTCAGAAATCAACTTCACAAGAACGAATGGTTCGTTCGCCGCTCGCGGATCATCCTGCAGGAACGCGGACCGGATCCCGCCGTGCACGCGGCGCTGCTCGCGATCATTCGCGACAACCCCGACGTCACCCGCAAACTGCGCGCGCTCTGGACACTTCACGCCACGCGCGGACTCACCGGCACGCTTGCCCTCGAGTTTCTCAAATCCTCCGAAGCCTACGTGCGCGGCTGGACCATCCAGTTGATGTGCGAAGACAAGACACCGTCGCCCACCCTCATCTCCGCCTTCGGTGCCATGGCGAAATCCGAAGCCTCGCCCGTTGTCCGCCGATTCCTCGCCTCCGCTGCGCAGCGCATTCCCGTCGCCGCCCGTTGGGAGGTCGTTGAGGGGCTGCTCAGCCACGGCGATGACGCCGACGACACCAACCTGCCCCTGCTCTACTGGTACGCTGCCGAACCGCTGGTCGCAGTCGATTCAGCGCGCGCCTCCAAACTCGCCGCCGCCACTCCGCTCACCGCGCTGCGCTCCTACTTCACCCGGCGCGCCGCAGCGCTGGCGGATGCACAAAATGCCGACAAATCCGGCGTGTCCGCCGCTGGCGGACTCGAAACCTTTGCCGAGGCCCTCTCCACCGCGAGCGACCCCGACTACCAGCATGAACTTCTCGCCAGCATGCTGACCAGCACCGAGGGCCGATCGAAGCTCTCACCCCCGCCATCCTGGGCCAAGGCCTATGCGACCATTGGCATGAGTGCGAACCCCGACCTCATCGCCCAGTCCGACATCCTGGCCGTCCGTTTTGGCGATTCGAGCATCGGTTGGAAAAAGACATGGGTGGCCCGTGACAGCTTTGCGCCGCTCGTCGCGCGGCAGGCCGCACTTCGGCTGATGAACGAAACCCTGAACTTCCAGCTCGCGCCAACCTACCAGAGCGTGCTCGCCGAACCAGGCCTCAGACTCCTCGCCCTGCGCGGACTCTCCGCCTACGACGCGCCCACGACGCCCGAGGCAATCTTCAAATTCTACTCGTCGTTCACCGCTGAGGAAAAGCGCGCCGCCCTCTCCCTGCTCGCCGCACGCCCCGCCTACGCACACAGCCTGCTCGAGGCCGTCAAGGCGGGCACGGTTCCGAAAAGCGACCTCGACGCCTCGCTCGCGCGGCAGATTCGTTTTCACAAGGACGCTGACCTCGACCGGCTTCTCGCGGAAGTCTGGGGCGTGAGCCACGAGACTGCACAGAGCGCAACTGACGAAATTCAAGTCTGGAAGAGGGAACTCACGCCTGCACGTCTCGCAGCCGCCGATCTCAAGCGCGGACGACAGATCTTCAACAACACCTGCGCCCTCTGCCACCAGTTGTACACGGACGGCCGCTCCGTGGGCCCGGAGCTCACAGGATCCAACCGCGCCGATCTCGACTACCTGCTCCGCAACATCGTCGATCCCAACGCAGACATCGGCCGCGACTACCAGTTGGTCACCATCGAGACCAAGGACGGCCGCATGAACGCGGGCATCATCCAACGCGAAACGCCGTCCGCCATCACGCTCATCAACCAGGCGGAAAGCGTCTCCGTCGCGCGCGACCAGATCAAAACTCTGCGGCGACTCGACGTCTCGCTGATGCCTCCCGGTCTGCTCTCTTCACTCAGCGAGCCCGATGCAGCCGATCTCATCGCCTACCTGCAGACCAAGGGTCCGATCCAATAATCCTCCCGCAGATTTCCCATGAAAATCATACGCTACTCCGACAAATCCGGCACAATTCGCTACGCCGCCGAAACCGCGCCCGGCCGGCATCAAGTCATCAAGGGCGATCCCTATGGCACACGCGAAATCACATCCGAAGTCGCCGTCGTCGACAGGCTGCTCGCGCCTATTGTGCCCACGCAGATTCTCGGCGTCGGACTCAACTACCGGCACCATGCGGCCGAAAGCGGCATGAAAGCGCCGACCTATCCGGTGCTTTTCTACAAGGGCGTCAACACCCTGCAGCACCCGAATGCGCCCATCGAGATACCGCGCAAGCTGGCGAGTCACGAGGTCGACTACGAATGCGAGCTCGCCGTGGTCATCGGCCGCACCTGCAAGAACGTCTCGCGCGCCAGCGCACTCGACTACGTGCTCGGCTACACGTGCGCCAACGACGTCTCCGCCCGCGACTGGCAGTTGAAGTTCGGCGGCGGACAATGGTGCCGTGGAAAGACATTCGACACGTTCTCTCCCCTCGGCCCGTGTCTGGTGACAACCGACGAAATCACCGATCCGTCGAAGCTGAAGATCCGCACGATTCTCAACGGCAGGACCGTTCAGGACTGGAACACCGGCGACATGATTTTCGACATTCCCACGATCATCGAATTCCTCAGTGGCAGCACGACGCTCGTCCCCGGCACCGTCATCCTGACAGGCACGCCCCACGGAGTCGGCATGGCGGCCAAGCCCAATCCCGTGTGGCTGAAAGCAGGCGACACTGTGACGATCGAAGTCGACGCCATCGGCGCCCTCACCAATCCGGTTATCGAGGAATCTGTCTAGGCGAGAGGGGATCGGAGATCTCGAATTGGACGGAATCTCTCCCCATCTGGAACGACACGCACTCTTCCCCCATCTGGAGGGGCACGCTTTGTCGTGACCGGTTCGTCGGCTCGCTTCCGAAATCCCAAATCTCGCCCAACCCGCCTCTTCCCGCCCTCTGACCGCAGTCCCTGACATCCAAACTGCTCCCTCCCTCCCTTCGTGCCTGCCGGCTCCTCAACGCCCTTCGCGGTTTTCGCGCACCTCAACGTCGAGAACACCCCGCTCTACCGGGCCATCCTCACCCGTTTTGTCGCAGAGCGCGCGCGTTTCGTCATCTCGCTGCGCCCATCGGAGATTCTCCCGACACTTCCGCCGGAAATGGTCGCCAGTCCAGCGGCGCTCGACGACGCCCTCGATCAGCTTCGCACCTGGGGAAATCTCGACGACACCGCCGACAATGCCGATGCGGCGACGATCGAGGAGTTCTACCAGCGCCGGCGCCTGTACCAGCTGAGCGCCGCCGGTGAAGCGGCCGAGCAGGCGCTCGCCACCTTTGACGCCTACCTGCATCGACCGGGCGAACTCCAAACCGCCGCCCTCCAGGACATCGGCGAGCTTCTCGACGCACTTCTCCCGCTGCTCGCCGATACTCCTCCCGACGACGCCAAAATCCACCAGGTCCTCTCCTCGCTCGTCGCCCGTTTCGAGCAGCTCACCCTGCGCGCCCAGTCCTTCATGCGCGGCCTCCAGGGCACCCTTGAACTGCACGGCATCGGCGAGGACGCATTCCTCGCCTACAAGGAAAAGCTGATCGACTACCTCGAGAAATTCATCGGCGAACTTGTCATCGCCACGGGCCGCATCGCGGAGTTGCTCGACCAACTCGACCAGTGCGGCATCGCGCTCGCCTTCACCGCCGCCGCCAGGCGTGAACTCGTCGACGCCCTCGACCCCGCGCCCGGCGCACTGGAACAGGCGGAGAACCGCTGGAGGGAGGCGTGGGAGGGCCTTCGCCGCTGGTTCATACCCGGGGAATCACCGTCCCAGGCGGAACTGCTCCGCGCCCGTGCGCGCTCGGCCATACCAGCGCTGCTCGCCGCCGTCTCACAGATCAACGAGCGCCGCGCCAACCGGGCCGACCGCGCCGCGGATTTCTCCATGCTCGCGCGCTGGTTCGCGGAAGCGCCTGACGATCCCGCCTGCCACCGCCTCTGGCGCGTCGCCTTCGCGCTGGCACCTGCCCGGCACCTTCGCATCAACGCCGAAACGCTCGCCGAACGCGGCGCGCGTGCGGAAACGCCACGCACAAGCTGGCTCGAAGGCGCCCCGGTCTGGCTCTCGCCTCGCCTGCGCGCCCGGGGGTACAACGCGCCCCGGGGTGCGCCTCCCGCCGTGATCGACCGCACCGCCGAAAAGGCCCACCTGCGGCATCTCGCCCTGGAGCAGGCCGCGCAGATCGCGCGCGCACGCCGCGAACTGATCGAGGGCGGACGTCGCCGACTGGCCGACCTCGGTCCGCTCGGTGACGATGCCTTCCGGCTATTTCTCGACCTCCTCGGACACGCACTCACCCAGCGCCGGGACGAATCCGGGCCGATCGACGTCGAATCCGCCGACGGCACGCTCCGCATCCGCCTGGATCCCCTGCCCGACGGTCCGTTCGTCACGCTGAACACCGCCAGCGGCGCCTTCAACGGACGCGACCATTGGATCGCGATCGAACCGACGCTTTCCGGCTCAAGGGAATGATGCCTCAGCTCTCAAGTTCCCTGTCCCGGCGCGCCCGGCTGGCCCGTCTGCGCGAAGAGGCGGAGCCGCTCGTCGAGGAGGAGCGCCGCACCGCCGTGCGGACACTGCTGCAGCGCCCGCTGTTGATTCCCGAGGGGGAGCACGCACCGGCATTTGTGCTCGTACGCCGGCACCGCGAATGGCTCACCGACTGGTTCGCCCACCACCTCGACTGGCCTCTCGTCGTCACCGCGGAGGCCGCCCGGTTGCGCAAACGCCCAGCCGCATCCACCGACGCCACCCGCCCCGCGCGGGATCCGAGGAGCGGCGAACCCTTCAACCGCACGCGCTACGTTCTGTTCTGCCTCGCCCTCGCCGTTCTCGAGCGCGGCGACCGCCAGATCACGCTCGGACGTCTCGCCGAGCAGATCGAAATCGCGCTCTCCGCCGACCCCGCGTTCGCCCGCGCGGGTTTCCTCTGGTCGCGCGACGAACAGTCGGGGCGCCGCGACCTGGTGCACGCGCTGCGTCTCCTGGTCGATCTCGGTGCGCTCCGCCGCATTCAGGGAGACGAGGAGCACCATCTCCGCGATCGCACCTCGGACGTTCTCTACAACGTCAGCCGCCCCGTGCTCTCGCTCCTCCTCGGCTCGCGGCGCAGTCCCTCGCTGACCACTGCCACCGACGATTTCGACGCGCGCCTGCACGCGCTCCATGCCTCGGAGCTTCCTGAAAGCCCCGAGGCGCGCAACCGGGCGATTCGCGCGGCGCTCGCCGCCCGTCTTGTCGACGATCCCGCCCTGTACTATGCCGAACTCGACGACGAAGCCCGCGCCTACCTCGACCGCCAGCGGACGTTTCTTCTCGATGCGCTGTGCTCAGCCACAGAACTCCATCCGGAGGTGCGCGCCGAAGGGCTCGCGCTGACGGATCTCAATGGCCACTGCACCGACGCCGGCCTGCCGGAAGAAGGCACGGAAGGACACCTCGTCCTGCTCCTCGCGACCTGGCTTGCGGATCGTCTTCGCGACGGCGAATCCTCACCTCTCACGCTCGAAACCGTGCGACAAAAGACCGCCCGCCTCATCCGCCAGCATCGCCACCACTGGAAAAAGGAGATCGGGCTGCGCGGCGCCGAAATTCCCTTCACCGAACTCGTGCTCGACCGGCTCGAAGGCCTTGCACTCATCGAACGCATCGGCGATTCCATCCGCGCACTTCCCGCCATCGGCCGCTTTGCACTCCGCGCTGGCACCGACCTGTCCCCCTCCACCGAAGAAAACCTCGAACTTGGCCTGGCTTCTGATCCCTGACTTCCAATTTCACGCCTCGGCCTCCTGCCTTGTCACCCTCTCTCGTCATTTCCTCATTCCCCTCTCCCAGCCGCGAGCGCTGGCAGCCGCTGCGCAGCGGAGTGCTCAACCTCTACCGGTACGATGAGGAGGAGTTCCACTATGCCGACGGCCGCCTGCTTCTGCGGGGAAACAATGGCAGCGGAAAATCCCGCGTCCTCGCCCTGCAGCTTCCCTTCCTTCTCGATGGCGAGGTGAGCCCCGCCCGCGTCGAACCCGACGGGGACGCCGCCAAACGCATCGAGTGGAATCTTCTCATGGGCCGCCACAAGGACCGGACCGGGTACACCTGGATCGAGTTCGGGCGGCGCTCAGCGGACGGTGCGGAACATTTTCTCACCCTGGGCTGCGGCCTGCGCGCCGTAGAAGGCCACACGGGCCTGCAGGCGCGCTGGTTTTTCATCACCACGCGCCGCATCGGCCGCGACGTCAGCCTGCTCAATGAACAGCGCATTCCGCTTGGCCGCGACCGCCTCGCCGAACAACTGGGCGCCCATGGAAAACTTTTCCAAAAGGTTGAGGAGTACCGCCGCGCTGTGGACGAGGCCCTCTTCGGCCTGGGTCCGCGCTATGGCGCGCTGATCGAGCTGCTCCTGCGGCTGCGGCGTCCCCAACTGACCCGCAAGCTCGACGAGAATGAGCTGCCGGAGGCGCTGAGTGACGCCCTTCCCACACTCTCCGTCTCGATCGTCGATGAAGTGGCCGAGTCCTTCCGCGGACTCCAGTCCGACAAGGAGACGCTTCGCGATTTTGTCGCCGCCCGCGAAGCCGTCGCCGCATTTCTCCGAGAATACGTCCGCTACCTTCGCATCGCGGTTCGCCAGCGCGCCGCCGAACTGCGACGCACCCACTCCGCCTACGAAGAAGCCCAGCGCGCCGCGCGCACTGCACAGATCCGGCACGATGAAGCCGCCGCCGCACTGACTGCACTTGCCGCCGAACTGAACGAACTTCAAACCCGCTCCGCCGAGGCAGAAAGCCACGAGCGCACGCTCGCGGAAAGCCCCGAGATGAAGACCGCCGCGGAAATCCGCCTCGCGGAGGAACTCGCCTCATCCGCCGCAAAGGCGCTTCGACAGGCTGAAGCTGATGAAACCGCCGCGCGCCAGGCGGCGGATGTCGCTGCCAGTCGTCTCCGTCAGGCGGAGGAGGCCCACGCCCGGCAATCGCAGGCCTGCGCCCGCGCCCTCGGTGTTGCGGAAACCGCCGCGCGCGCCGCGGATCTCACTGAACCGCATCTTCGACACCTGCCTGCATCGACTTCGGATATCGCCAGCCTCAAGTTTGATTCTTCCTCCAGGTCCGCTCTCGAAAAGGTCCTCGCCCGCCGCGGCGAGGCATTGAAGCGACTGCGCGAAGGCGAGCGACTCCTCCGCACGGTCGAAACCGCCCTCGCCGCCGCCCAGCAGACACTGCGCGAAACCCAAGCCGCAACCACCGCCGCGCGAGACGATGAGCACACCGCCCGTGAAACCCTTGCCACCGACGCAGCCGCATTCGCCGATGCCTACCGTGCCTGGCTTTCGACGCTGATTCATCTCCGCCCCGTCCCCGCCGCCGACCTCGCCGAGGCATTCTCGGAATGGCTGGACCGCCGGGAGGGACCCACGCCTTTTCGTCGCGCCGCCGAATCCGCAGCAGTCGCAGCGCGCGACGGCTTCGCGTCCCAGGCTCACGCCATCGGGCTCAACATCGCGGCGCATACCGCGCGCATCGATGAAATTTCCGCGGAGATCCGACGTCTCGAACAGGGGGAAACCCAGCCGCCACCACCGCCGCCCATGCGGCGCGGAGAACGTCAGGGCCGCCCCGGCGCTCCACTTTGGCAGGTCTGCGACTTTCGCCCGGAGCTCTCCTCACCTGAACGCGCCTGTCTCGAGGCTGCCCTCCAGGCATCCGGCCTGCTCGATGCGTGGGTCCTTCCTGACGGGCGCCTGCTTGCACC
Proteins encoded in this region:
- a CDS encoding ferrous iron transport protein A; amino-acid sequence: MAEKIPLSGLAVGATAVLREFPRTGPAFLRMREMGLLPGTLVKLLRTAPLGDPLEIEIRGYRLTLRRSEADVVLVEPGAK
- a CDS encoding ferrous iron transport protein A — its product is MGVTLCKLERCIGALRPIPQGQTDCEVQNIAEIPDNISIRFHGNFRSTIEVMCRKLAYEAFEAGWIDIETESHHLSRSLLMSSGEKVKPDDFRLPLCQLPAGECGRVYELVGEGTFKQRIRELGFGESSLVTKISGRSPVICCVNGTRIALNHGAASQILVERCVNRA
- a CDS encoding membrane or secreted protein is translated as MKPKPLICFLALAGVFSVSFARGAASQSPLVGAWHASGPIEQVLIIAPDYWSQTWFEHEKHAFVRTRGGSYVVHGDDVEVRLQFDSKDKSDVGKPASAKIAVSGKNLTVTDSSGVTQKWIRIDNGHGPQAGTWRITGRHSNGKFSEMPLRARRTLKILSGTWFQWVAINVETGEFSGTGGGTYTFNDGKYVEQIEFFSRDNSRVGARLEFSGEVTGDTWRHRGRSSKGDPLDETWSRFNGATP
- a CDS encoding c-type cytochrome, which encodes MIRRPSRIHTSNNLSLSLIALLAFSSLRAQQGEFPVGTGTGLTAEVAARTMTLPPGFHATPYASEPAVHQPIAFTIDERGRLWVLENYAYPNWSPYGHDRILILEDTDGDGRHDTSKVFYDQINFGSGIAVGHGGVWVGSPPYLLFIPDRNRDDIPDGPPQVMLDGWGAQDTHETLNSLIWGPDGWLYGNQGVFTSSNVGKPGAHDNERIPLNACVWRYHPTKKVFEVFAEGMSNQWGLDFNDLGDSFVTACVIPHLFHVIQGGYYQRQSGPHFNPYVYGEIKTIADHLHYDRGVDWSKSRFGAGGTEAAGGGHAHAGTLIYLGDNFPDEYRGALFTHNVLGSRINHDKLTPTGSGYIGSHAPDFMRANDFWFRGLRLEIGPDGSIFNSDWYDARACHQQQPQDRTNGRIYKISYGTPAPVKVDLAKLSSAELVRNQLHKNEWFVRRSRIILQERGPDPAVHAALLAIIRDNPDVTRKLRALWTLHATRGLTGTLALEFLKSSEAYVRGWTIQLMCEDKTPSPTLISAFGAMAKSEASPVVRRFLASAAQRIPVAARWEVVEGLLSHGDDADDTNLPLLYWYAAEPLVAVDSARASKLAAATPLTALRSYFTRRAAALADAQNADKSGVSAAGGLETFAEALSTASDPDYQHELLASMLTSTEGRSKLSPPPSWAKAYATIGMSANPDLIAQSDILAVRFGDSSIGWKKTWVARDSFAPLVARQAALRLMNETLNFQLAPTYQSVLAEPGLRLLALRGLSAYDAPTTPEAIFKFYSSFTAEEKRAALSLLAARPAYAHSLLEAVKAGTVPKSDLDASLARQIRFHKDADLDRLLAEVWGVSHETAQSATDEIQVWKRELTPARLAAADLKRGRQIFNNTCALCHQLYTDGRSVGPELTGSNRADLDYLLRNIVDPNADIGRDYQLVTIETKDGRMNAGIIQRETPSAITLINQAESVSVARDQIKTLRRLDVSLMPPGLLSSLSEPDAADLIAYLQTKGPIQ
- a CDS encoding fumarylacetoacetate hydrolase family protein, with translation MKIIRYSDKSGTIRYAAETAPGRHQVIKGDPYGTREITSEVAVVDRLLAPIVPTQILGVGLNYRHHAAESGMKAPTYPVLFYKGVNTLQHPNAPIEIPRKLASHEVDYECELAVVIGRTCKNVSRASALDYVLGYTCANDVSARDWQLKFGGGQWCRGKTFDTFSPLGPCLVTTDEITDPSKLKIRTILNGRTVQDWNTGDMIFDIPTIIEFLSGSTTLVPGTVILTGTPHGVGMAAKPNPVWLKAGDTVTIEVDAIGALTNPVIEESV
- a CDS encoding TIGR02677 family protein, whose product is MPAGSSTPFAVFAHLNVENTPLYRAILTRFVAERARFVISLRPSEILPTLPPEMVASPAALDDALDQLRTWGNLDDTADNADAATIEEFYQRRRLYQLSAAGEAAEQALATFDAYLHRPGELQTAALQDIGELLDALLPLLADTPPDDAKIHQVLSSLVARFEQLTLRAQSFMRGLQGTLELHGIGEDAFLAYKEKLIDYLEKFIGELVIATGRIAELLDQLDQCGIALAFTAAARRELVDALDPAPGALEQAENRWREAWEGLRRWFIPGESPSQAELLRARARSAIPALLAAVSQINERRANRADRAADFSMLARWFAEAPDDPACHRLWRVAFALAPARHLRINAETLAERGARAETPRTSWLEGAPVWLSPRLRARGYNAPRGAPPAVIDRTAEKAHLRHLALEQAAQIARARRELIEGGRRRLADLGPLGDDAFRLFLDLLGHALTQRRDESGPIDVESADGTLRIRLDPLPDGPFVTLNTASGAFNGRDHWIAIEPTLSGSRE
- a CDS encoding TIGR02678 family protein gives rise to the protein MMPQLSSSLSRRARLARLREEAEPLVEEERRTAVRTLLQRPLLIPEGEHAPAFVLVRRHREWLTDWFAHHLDWPLVVTAEAARLRKRPAASTDATRPARDPRSGEPFNRTRYVLFCLALAVLERGDRQITLGRLAEQIEIALSADPAFARAGFLWSRDEQSGRRDLVHALRLLVDLGALRRIQGDEEHHLRDRTSDVLYNVSRPVLSLLLGSRRSPSLTTATDDFDARLHALHASELPESPEARNRAIRAALAARLVDDPALYYAELDDEARAYLDRQRTFLLDALCSATELHPEVRAEGLALTDLNGHCTDAGLPEEGTEGHLVLLLATWLADRLRDGESSPLTLETVRQKTARLIRQHRHHWKKEIGLRGAEIPFTELVLDRLEGLALIERIGDSIRALPAIGRFALRAGTDLSPSTEENLELGLASDP